A single window of Rhizobium indicum DNA harbors:
- a CDS encoding M20 aminoacylase family protein, translated as MSIPARIKDDLPFLTALRRDLHAHPELGFEEERTGGIVARLLEEAGITVHRGLGGTGVVGTLQLGNGTRRIGLRADMDALAMPEMAERPYKSTAPGKMHACGHDGHTAMLLGAARHLAATQDFSGTVHFIFQPAEEGRGGARRMVEEGLFKLFPCDAVYGLHNMPGLAVDEIAVVEGPQLASSDSWRMTFRGTGTHGAKPHLGRDPITAAGTFLSSLQTIVGRVVDPLQPAVVSACFLQAGDSKALNVIPDIVEIGGTARAYSPEVRNQLETEIGRLAHGTAAMYGIAVDYAFERRIPPVINDADATARALAAAGSVFGGKVQTSFPPSTAGDDFAFFAQNAPGCYVWLGNGPAVDGALHHNTAYDFNDEALGYGAAYWAALVERELKV; from the coding sequence ATGAGCATTCCCGCCCGGATCAAAGACGATCTGCCGTTTCTGACCGCCTTGCGCCGTGACCTGCACGCCCATCCCGAACTCGGTTTCGAGGAGGAGCGCACCGGCGGCATCGTCGCGAGGCTTCTCGAGGAAGCCGGCATCACGGTGCATCGCGGTCTCGGCGGCACCGGCGTGGTCGGCACGCTGCAGCTCGGCAACGGCACACGCAGGATCGGGCTGCGGGCCGACATGGATGCGCTCGCCATGCCTGAAATGGCGGAGCGGCCTTATAAATCGACCGCGCCGGGAAAAATGCATGCCTGCGGCCATGACGGCCATACGGCGATGCTGCTTGGCGCCGCGCGGCATCTTGCGGCAACGCAGGATTTTTCCGGCACGGTGCATTTCATCTTCCAGCCGGCCGAGGAAGGTCGAGGCGGAGCAAGGCGCATGGTCGAGGAGGGGCTGTTCAAGCTTTTCCCCTGCGATGCCGTTTATGGGCTGCATAACATGCCTGGGCTTGCGGTCGATGAGATCGCCGTGGTCGAGGGGCCGCAGCTTGCCTCCTCCGACAGCTGGCGCATGACCTTCCGTGGGACCGGTACGCACGGCGCCAAGCCGCATCTCGGCCGCGATCCGATCACGGCGGCGGGGACCTTCCTGTCATCGCTGCAGACGATCGTCGGGCGGGTGGTCGATCCGCTGCAGCCGGCCGTCGTCAGCGCCTGTTTCCTGCAGGCGGGCGACTCGAAGGCTCTGAACGTCATTCCTGATATCGTCGAGATCGGTGGGACGGCGCGAGCCTATTCGCCGGAAGTGCGCAACCAGTTGGAAACCGAGATCGGACGATTGGCGCATGGCACTGCGGCCATGTACGGCATCGCTGTAGACTATGCATTCGAGCGGCGGATTCCGCCTGTCATCAATGACGCGGATGCGACCGCACGGGCGCTGGCAGCGGCCGGCTCGGTCTTCGGCGGGAAGGTGCAGACAAGCTTTCCGCCGTCGACGGCAGGCGACGATTTCGCCTTCTTCGCCCAGAATGCGCCGGGCTGCTATGTCTGGCTCGGCAACGGTCCGGCGGTGGATGGAGCGCTGCATCACAACACGGCCTATGATTTCAACGATGAAGCGCTGGGATATGGGGCAGCCTATTGGGCGGCGCTGGTCGAGCGAGAATTGAAGGTTTGA
- a CDS encoding tripartite tricarboxylate transporter TctB family protein has translation MKSISFDTTNAICGALFVATGAFFAIQSLGLDLGTAVRMGPGYFPLVLAAVLVLLGAIIFIQALRVEGEPIDPFAWRGMLFILPAPVFFGLTVRGLGFAPSLFLTAFIACFASQKMNVFFAIVLSLLLTIFSVGVFSYGLGLPFERFGPWVRF, from the coding sequence ATGAAATCCATCAGTTTCGATACCACCAATGCGATTTGCGGCGCGCTTTTCGTCGCGACCGGCGCTTTCTTCGCCATCCAGTCGCTGGGGCTCGACCTCGGCACGGCAGTGCGCATGGGGCCTGGTTATTTCCCGCTGGTGCTTGCCGCCGTGCTCGTGCTTCTCGGCGCGATCATCTTCATTCAGGCGCTGCGGGTCGAGGGCGAGCCGATCGACCCGTTTGCCTGGCGCGGCATGCTCTTCATCCTGCCGGCGCCGGTATTCTTCGGGCTGACGGTGCGCGGGCTCGGATTTGCACCGTCACTGTTCCTCACCGCCTTCATCGCCTGCTTCGCATCGCAAAAGATGAACGTGTTCTTCGCGATCGTGCTGTCGTTGCTGCTGACGATCTTTTCGGTTGGGGTCTTCAGCTACGGGCTCGGGCTGCCGTTCGAGCGCTTCGGCCCCTGGGTCCGGTTCTAG
- a CDS encoding metal ABC transporter permease, with translation MSMVETLLSPFQFGFMVNALVISVLVAIPMALLSCFLVLKGWSLMGDAISHAVFPGVVIAYIVGIPFAIGAFVAGMFCAIATGFLKDNSRIKQDTVMGIVFSGMFGLGLVLYVKIQSDVHLDHILFGDMLGVSWRDIGQSAVIAAITAVILGVKWKDFLLHAFDPAQARAVGLRINLLHYGLLALISLTIVGALQAVGIILSIAMLIAPGAIAFLLTRKFSTMLLLSVAIAVIGSFVGVYLSFFIDSAPAPTIVLVLAIGFVFAFIHATRGTARVEESPMD, from the coding sequence ATGAGCATGGTCGAGACGCTTCTTTCGCCTTTCCAGTTCGGCTTCATGGTCAATGCGCTGGTGATCTCGGTGCTGGTCGCAATCCCGATGGCGCTGTTGTCTTGCTTCCTGGTTTTGAAAGGCTGGTCTCTGATGGGAGACGCCATCAGCCACGCCGTCTTCCCCGGCGTGGTTATCGCCTATATCGTCGGCATTCCCTTCGCGATCGGCGCCTTCGTGGCCGGCATGTTTTGCGCTATCGCCACCGGTTTCCTGAAAGACAACAGCCGTATCAAACAGGATACGGTGATGGGCATCGTTTTCTCCGGCATGTTCGGGCTCGGCTTGGTCCTTTATGTCAAGATCCAGTCCGACGTGCACCTCGACCACATCCTGTTCGGCGACATGCTCGGTGTCTCCTGGCGCGACATCGGGCAGTCGGCCGTCATCGCTGCGATCACAGCTGTCATTCTTGGTGTGAAATGGAAGGACTTCCTGCTGCACGCCTTCGACCCCGCCCAGGCGAGAGCGGTGGGCCTCAGGATCAACCTGCTGCATTACGGCCTTCTCGCCCTCATCTCGCTGACGATCGTCGGCGCCTTGCAGGCGGTAGGCATCATCCTTTCGATCGCCATGCTGATTGCGCCGGGAGCCATCGCCTTCCTGCTCACCCGCAAGTTCAGCACGATGCTGCTCCTCTCCGTCGCCATTGCCGTGATCGGTTCCTTTGTCGGCGTCTACCTGTCCTTCTTCATCGACAGCGCGCCGGCGCCGACCATTGTGCTTGTGCTGGCGATCGGCTTCGTGTTCGCCTTCATCCATGCCACGCGCGGGACAGCAAGGGTTGAGGAATCGCCGATGGACTGA
- a CDS encoding manganese/iron ABC transporter ATP-binding protein produces the protein MTVLLGNLVRPASSDAGSGITVKDATVTYRNGHTALRDASFQIPTGTIAALVGVNGSGKSTLFKSIMGFVRLARGHIRVLGMPVEEALRKNLVAYVPQSEEVDWNFPVLVEDVVMMGRYGHMGMMRIPKAADHEAVASALARVAMSEFRKRQIGELSGGQRKRVFLARALAQDGRVILLDEPFTGVDVKTEDQITKLLRELRDEGRVMLVSTHNLGSVPEFCDRTILIKGTVLAYGPTVETFTQENLEKTFGGVLRHFVFSEAQNGRPTSIGVITDDERPLILQGGKATARRSDSGNGGRE, from the coding sequence TCACGGTAAAGGATGCGACCGTCACTTACCGCAACGGACATACGGCCCTGAGGGACGCGAGTTTCCAGATCCCCACGGGCACGATCGCCGCGCTGGTCGGTGTCAACGGTTCCGGCAAGTCGACGCTCTTCAAGTCGATCATGGGTTTCGTGCGTCTCGCCAGGGGCCACATTCGCGTGCTTGGCATGCCAGTCGAAGAGGCGCTGCGCAAGAACCTCGTCGCCTATGTGCCGCAATCGGAAGAAGTCGACTGGAACTTCCCGGTGCTGGTCGAGGATGTCGTGATGATGGGCCGCTACGGCCACATGGGCATGATGCGCATCCCGAAGGCAGCAGACCACGAGGCAGTGGCCTCCGCGCTCGCCCGTGTAGCCATGAGCGAATTCCGCAAGCGCCAGATCGGCGAACTCTCCGGCGGTCAGAGGAAGCGGGTCTTTTTGGCGCGAGCCCTGGCGCAGGACGGCCGGGTCATTCTGCTCGATGAACCCTTTACCGGCGTCGACGTAAAGACCGAGGACCAGATCACCAAGCTCCTGCGCGAACTGCGGGATGAAGGCCGCGTCATGCTGGTTTCCACCCACAACCTCGGCTCCGTGCCGGAATTCTGCGACCGGACCATCCTGATCAAGGGCACGGTGCTCGCCTACGGCCCGACCGTCGAGACTTTTACGCAGGAAAATCTGGAAAAGACCTTTGGCGGCGTACTGCGTCATTTCGTGTTCAGCGAAGCGCAGAACGGCAGGCCAACGTCGATCGGCGTCATAACCGATGATGAGCGCCCCCTGATCCTGCAGGGTGGAAAAGCGACCGCCCGGAGGTCCGATAGTGGCAATGGGGGTCGGGAATGA
- the sitC gene encoding iron/manganese ABC transporter permease subunit SitC, translating into MIADLLQPFTYEYMLNAMWVSALVGGVCAFLSCYLMLKGWSLIGDALSHAIVPGVAGAYMLGLPFSIGAFFSGGLAAAAMLFLNQRTKLKEDAIIGLIFSSFFGLGLFMVSLQPMAVNIQTIVLGNILAITPEDTLQLAIIGFVSLAVLLVKWKDLMVTFFDESHARSIGLNPTALKVIFFTLLSASTVAALQTVGAFLVICMVVTPGATAYLLTDRFPRLLVIAVIIGSMTSFVGAYASYFLDGATGGIIVVLQTAIFLIAFFFAPKHGMLAARRRAAQALGAAP; encoded by the coding sequence ATGATAGCCGACCTCCTGCAGCCCTTCACCTATGAATACATGCTCAATGCCATGTGGGTGTCCGCCCTTGTCGGCGGCGTCTGCGCTTTCCTCTCCTGTTATCTGATGCTGAAAGGCTGGTCGCTGATCGGAGACGCGCTCTCGCACGCGATCGTTCCCGGCGTCGCCGGCGCCTATATGCTCGGACTTCCCTTTTCGATCGGAGCCTTCTTTTCCGGAGGACTCGCTGCCGCAGCGATGCTTTTCCTCAACCAGCGCACCAAGCTGAAGGAAGATGCCATCATCGGCCTGATCTTCTCCTCTTTCTTTGGGCTGGGCCTGTTCATGGTTTCGCTCCAGCCTATGGCAGTCAACATCCAGACGATCGTGCTCGGCAACATTCTCGCCATCACGCCCGAGGATACGCTGCAACTCGCCATCATCGGCTTCGTGTCGCTCGCTGTCCTGCTCGTCAAATGGAAGGACCTGATGGTCACTTTCTTCGACGAGAGCCATGCCCGATCGATCGGTCTCAATCCGACCGCTCTCAAGGTCATTTTCTTCACGCTGTTGTCCGCCTCCACCGTCGCGGCGCTGCAGACCGTCGGTGCATTCCTCGTCATCTGCATGGTGGTGACACCCGGCGCGACCGCCTATCTGCTGACCGACCGCTTCCCGCGGCTGCTTGTGATCGCGGTCATCATCGGATCGATGACCAGTTTCGTCGGCGCTTATGCGAGTTACTTCCTCGATGGCGCGACAGGCGGCATCATCGTCGTGCTGCAGACGGCAATCTTCCTGATCGCGTTCTTCTTCGCACCCAAACACGGCATGCTGGCGGCGCGCAGACGCGCCGCGCAGGCGCTGGGGGCAGCGCCATGA
- a CDS encoding tripartite tricarboxylate transporter permease: MDLFSNLALGFATAGTPENLLFCLIGVLLGTLIGVLPGIGATATIAMLLPITFQLEPVSSLIMLAGIYYGAQYGGSTTAILINMPGESSSAVTAIDGYQMARKGRAGAALAIAALGSFFAGTVSTFLVAIFAPPLTAIALQFGSAEYFSLMIVGLVSSIALAHGSIVKALAMVALGLLLGLVGTDIYTGTPRFTLGIREYADGLNFVALAVGVFGVAEILRNLEGESTRTVLMAKVTGLLPSRQEFKEMIAPVIRGTAIGSALGILPGGGAILAAFASYTVEKRMSKTPEEFGKGAVAGVAGPESANNAGAQTSFIPLLTLGIPANPVMALMVGAMIIQGIVPGPNVATEQPALFWGIIASMWIGNLMLVILNLPLIGLWVKLLTVPYYVLFPIIMAFCSIGVYSVNANVYDLYAVAFFGLIGYVLAKLRCEPAPLLLGFVLGPLLEENLRRAMILSRGDPTTFITRPISAILLAIAVAVLIVVFLPSVKKKREEVFVEEG; this comes from the coding sequence ATGGATCTTTTCAGCAATCTCGCGCTCGGCTTTGCAACAGCCGGCACTCCGGAAAACCTGCTCTTCTGCCTGATCGGCGTGCTGCTCGGCACGCTGATCGGCGTGCTGCCCGGGATCGGCGCCACGGCGACGATCGCCATGCTTTTGCCGATCACCTTCCAGCTTGAGCCGGTTTCCTCGCTGATCATGCTCGCCGGCATCTATTATGGCGCGCAGTATGGCGGCTCGACGACGGCGATCCTGATCAACATGCCGGGCGAATCCTCCTCGGCCGTGACCGCGATCGACGGCTACCAGATGGCCCGCAAGGGCCGGGCCGGCGCAGCGCTTGCGATCGCGGCGCTCGGCTCGTTTTTTGCCGGCACGGTCTCGACCTTTCTCGTCGCGATCTTCGCACCGCCGCTGACCGCAATCGCGCTGCAGTTCGGCTCGGCGGAATATTTCTCGCTGATGATCGTCGGCCTCGTCTCCTCGATCGCGCTCGCGCATGGCTCGATCGTCAAGGCGCTGGCCATGGTGGCGCTTGGGCTGCTGCTCGGCCTCGTCGGCACCGACATCTACACCGGCACGCCACGCTTCACGCTCGGCATCCGTGAATATGCGGACGGGCTGAACTTCGTGGCGCTTGCCGTCGGTGTGTTCGGGGTGGCGGAAATCCTGCGCAACCTCGAGGGCGAGTCGACACGCACGGTGCTGATGGCCAAGGTCACCGGCCTTTTGCCGTCCCGCCAGGAATTCAAGGAGATGATCGCGCCGGTCATTCGCGGTACGGCAATCGGTTCGGCGCTCGGCATCCTGCCGGGTGGTGGCGCCATTCTCGCGGCCTTTGCCTCCTATACGGTGGAAAAACGGATGTCGAAAACGCCGGAGGAATTCGGCAAAGGCGCGGTCGCCGGCGTTGCGGGACCGGAATCGGCAAACAATGCCGGCGCGCAGACCTCGTTCATTCCGCTGCTGACGCTCGGCATTCCGGCCAATCCCGTCATGGCGCTGATGGTCGGGGCGATGATCATCCAGGGCATCGTACCCGGTCCGAACGTCGCCACCGAGCAGCCGGCGCTGTTCTGGGGTATCATCGCCTCGATGTGGATCGGCAACCTGATGCTGGTCATCCTTAACCTGCCGCTGATCGGGCTCTGGGTGAAGCTCTTGACCGTGCCTTACTACGTGCTCTTCCCCATTATCATGGCCTTCTGCTCGATCGGGGTCTACAGCGTCAACGCCAACGTCTACGATCTCTATGCCGTCGCCTTCTTCGGGCTCATCGGCTACGTGCTGGCGAAGCTTCGCTGCGAGCCGGCGCCGCTTCTGCTCGGCTTCGTGCTCGGACCGTTGCTCGAGGAGAACCTCCGGCGCGCCATGATCCTGTCGCGCGGCGATCCGACCACCTTCATTACGCGGCCGATCAGCGCCATTCTTCTGGCCATTGCAGTCGCCGTCCTCATTGTCGTCTTCCTGCCGAGCGTCAAGAAGAAGCGCGAGGAGGTGTTCGTCGAGGAGGGCTAG